GTACGGCTGGACGGCGTGGCGCGTGAACTACGTCTCGAACGCCAGCCGGCGGGTCTACGGATCGGCCACGGTCGAGCGCGGCGGCTACTACGACGGCGAGAAGGCCACGTACCGGGCCGCGCTCAACCTCGTACTGAAGGACACGCTGCTCATCGAACCGAACTTCACCGTCAACGTCATCGACCTGCCTGACCGGCCCACTCACACGACGAACACGCTCAACACGCGTGTCAGCTACTCGTTCTCGCCCGACCTGTTCGTGAAGGGCTTCGCACAGTACAACAGCGATCGCCAGATCGCGACCTTCAACGCCCTGCTGTGGTACGTGTACCGGCCGGGCAGCGACCTGTACGTGGTCTACGAGCACGGGTGGGACACCGATCTGCCGGGACCGGCATCGACGCGCACGAGGAGCCGGTCGCTCGCCGTGAAGATGACCTACTGGCTGGCGCGCTGAGCTTCGGTCAGCGCCGCTCGAGCGACGCGCGCACCATCGCCGGGTCGACCGAGCCCGCACGCTCGATGGCGGTGAGGGCCGCGCGCGCGGTGGCGTACGAGCGGGTCTCCGGGTCCGGGCCGTCGGCCTCGACGATGACACTCCAGCGCGAGTGCTCGGTCGAGAGCCCCGCCGCCTCGGCCGGGTTGACGACGTGCGGCCGTTCTGCGCTCTCGGCCACGACCGCCTGGATGACGGCCCGCACGCCCGTGGATGTCGAGAGCAGCACGTGCGCGCCCTGTTCGAACAGGGTCCGGGCGAGCGCTTCCGCCCGGGCCGCGTCGGCCTGGTCGTCGCGCAGGTCGAGGCGCACCGCCACGCGTCGATCGGCTTCGGCGAGCCGCACGCCGCCGGCCTCGTTGATCTCGACGACGGCTCGGCGATAGCCGTGCGCCATGGCCTCGCCGAGCGCCGCGTCGCGGCCCGAGAGCGGCAACGTGCCGCCGAGAACGACCTCATCAACGGGGCGTGGCGCATCACAGCCACAGAGCAGCCCGATCGCCAGACACGCCGAGGCCAGCCCCTGCCATCGCGACCGCACAGGCGCGCGTCGCCGTGCGCTCCACCAGGTGCTCGAGCGCACGATCATCGGCCGCCGGCCGTCGTGCCGGTCGCGGCGAAGAGGTGACGGTCGAACCAGTCGAGGTTGTGCTCCATCGCCGCCCGCTGGGCCTTCGGCTTCGTGAGCCCGTGACCGAAGCCCTTGTAGACGATGAGGCGCGTCGGCACGCCCTGGTCCTGCAGACCCTGATACAGCTCGAAGGCGTTCGGAATCGGCACGCGCCGGTCGTTCTCACCGTGCTGGATGAGGGTCGGCGTCCGCGCGCGTGTGATGTACGTCATCGGCGAGGTCTTCGCGTAGATGTCGGGGTCGTCCCACGGCGTCGCGCGCAGGTACTGACGCGTGAACGGGTGGATGTCGGTGTTGACGTAGTACGTCATCCAGTTCGAGATGCCGGCGCCGACCGAGGCCGCCTTGAACCGCGCGCTGTCGTGGGTGGCGAGGAAGGCCGAGATGTATCCGCCCTGGCTCCAGCCCAGCGTCCCGACACGGTCGCCATCGACCAGTCCCTGCGCCACGAGATGGTCGACGCCCGACACGACGTCCCATGCGTCGCCGATGCCGAGATTGCGCACGTTCAGCGAACGGAACCGCTCGCCGTACCCCGCGCTGCCGCGGTAGTTCGGCTCGAGCACCAGCGCGCCCTGTGCCAGCCAGATCGGTACCGGGTACACGTACGTCGAGAGCGGCGTGGTGCGAGAGATGCCGGTCGGCCCCCCGTGGATCAGCACGAGCAGCGGGTAGCGCCGTCCGGCCGTGAAGCCGGAGGGCTTGTGCAATACCCCCTCGATCTCGGTGCCGTCGGGGCTCCTCCACGAGATGACCTCTCGAGTGCCGAGGTCCCAGCCCGTGGCTTCGTGCGACACGTCGGTGACGCGGCGTCCTTCGAGCGTGGCCGCAGGGGCGACCACGATCTCCATCAGGCGCGCGGCGTCCGCT
The Acidobacteriota bacterium DNA segment above includes these coding regions:
- a CDS encoding ABC transporter substrate-binding protein, with amino-acid sequence MIVRSSTWWSARRRAPVRSRWQGLASACLAIGLLCGCDAPRPVDEVVLGGTLPLSGRDAALGEAMAHGYRRAVVEINEAGGVRLAEADRRVAVRLDLRDDQADAARAEALARTLFEQGAHVLLSTSTGVRAVIQAVVAESAERPHVVNPAEAAGLSTEHSRWSVIVEADGPDPETRSYATARAALTAIERAGSVDPAMVRASLERR